A segment of the Paracoccus suum genome:
CGACCGATGTCGGCGGGGGCAGCAGCTATTCGATGCTGACGACGCTGAACGAAGGCTACAAGGTCATGCAGCTGAAGGGGCAGAACCTGCATCCCTTCGCGGCATTTCACTGGATGACCCGCGGCAATGCGCTCGCCCTGCGGATGGAGGATCGCATCGGGACGCTGGAGCCCGGCACCGATGCTGATCTGGTCGTGCTGGATTCGCGCGCGACCCCGGCGATGGCCCTGCGGATGGAGCGCGCGACCACGTTGGCAGAAGAGCTGTTCGTGCTGCAGATCATGGGCGACGATCGAGCTGTCGCGCAGACCTATGTAGCCGGGAAGGCGATGAAGGCTTAGGGTCTCGCACTGGGGTGCCGCTTGGCGTGCGACCATCGGGCGATGAGTTGATCACAGCCAGCCTGTGTCATCCGGCGAAGCATTAGCCGCGCGAAGGGGACCGGCCGCGCCAAGGTGAGCGGGGCATATGCCTCTAACTGCAAATCCCTGTCGGCGGACTACCCCCCGCAGACGGCGGCGCGGCTGGTCGCTCTCAGCGACCTACCGGCCAGAGCGGCGCGTGGCGGTTCACGTCCTTGTAGAGCAGGTAGCGAAATTTGCCCGGGCCGCCAGCGTAGCAGGCTTGGGGGCAGAACGCGCGCAACCACATGAAATCGCCTGGTCCGACCTCGACCCAGTCGCGGTTCAGGCGGTAGACGGCCTTGCCTTCCAGCACGAACAGGCCGTGTTCCATGACATGCGTCTCGGCGAACGGGATCGAGCCGCCGGGTTTGAAGGTCACGACCGTGATGTGCATGTCGTGGCGCAGGTCGGTCGGGTCCATGAATCGGGTGGTCGCCCAGGCGCCCTCGGTGTCGGGCATCTCGGACGGGGCGATGTCACCTTCGTGCACCACGAAAGCCGGGGGCTTCTCGATCCCCGCGGCAGGCTGCCAGCGTTTGCGCCACCAGTGAAAGCCGGCATTTCCAGGGGTTGCGTTATGCACCGACCATAGGGCGCCTGCGGGAATATAGGCGAAATGACCGGGCCGCAGGCGGCTGGTGACGCCATCGACCGACAGGTCCATCTCGCCGCCGGTGACGAAGATCGCAGACTGGACAGTCGGATCGTCCTCGGCCCGGTCGCAGCCGCCGCCCTCGGCCAACTCGACGATGTACTGGCTGAAGGTTTCGGCGAAGCCGCTCAGCGGGCGCGCCAGCATCCACATCCGCATGCCGGTCCAGCCGGGCAGAAAGCTGGTGACGATATCGCGCATCACAGTGCGCGGAATGACGGCATAAGCTTGGGTAAAGACCGCGGTATCTGTCGTCATCCCTGTCTGCGGCGGCAGTCCCGCGACGGGGCCGGCATAGGTCGGGCCGGAGCGGGGCGGCGCCTTCGGTGCCGTTTCGATCACGTCGCTGACGACGGGCGCGATATCGCCCTTGGGCGCGGTTGCCGGGCCTTCGGCCGGGGTGCTGGTCATGCCTCGGTCTCCATCAGGGACTTGATGCGCAGGGCGGCGATGCGGGCGACCTGGCGCTCGGCCTCGTCCCGCTCGGTCGCGGTGTCGTTCTGCACCCGGCGCTCGAAAGCGCGCAGGATGCCAGGCTTGTCGTGATCGCGCACGGCGATGATGAAGGGAAATCCGTGCTTGGCGATATAGGCGTGGTTCAACTCGGTGAACCGCGTGCGCTCGTCATCGGTCAGGGCGTCGAGGCCGGCCGAGGCTTGCTCGGACGTGCTGTCGGGGGTCAGGCGGCGGGCCGCGGCGAGTTTTCCGGCCAGATCGGGGTGCGCGTTCAGGACCGCCAGACGCTCTGCGTCGGAAGCTGCGCGGAAATGTTGCGCCATGCCCGCGGCCAGCCCCTCGGCGCTGTCGTGAACCGCGCCCATCTCGGTGTCGAACAGGCGTTCGGCAACCCAGGGCGAATGCTCGAACACGCCGCCGAACCGCTGCAGGAAGCTGTCCCGGTCCATCTGCGAGGGGCGGGTCCGCGCAACATAAGGGTGAACCGCCGCCCAGTGACGCGCGATG
Coding sequences within it:
- a CDS encoding bifunctional allantoicase/(S)-ureidoglycine aminohydrolase — encoded protein: MTTDTAVFTQAYAVIPRTVMRDIVTSFLPGWTGMRMWMLARPLSGFAETFSQYIVELAEGGGCDRAEDDPTVQSAIFVTGGEMDLSVDGVTSRLRPGHFAYIPAGALWSVHNATPGNAGFHWWRKRWQPAAGIEKPPAFVVHEGDIAPSEMPDTEGAWATTRFMDPTDLRHDMHITVVTFKPGGSIPFAETHVMEHGLFVLEGKAVYRLNRDWVEVGPGDFMWLRAFCPQACYAGGPGKFRYLLYKDVNRHAPLWPVGR